Proteins from a single region of Gossypium arboreum isolate Shixiya-1 chromosome 1, ASM2569848v2, whole genome shotgun sequence:
- the LOC108464968 gene encoding serine/threonine-protein phosphatase PP1: MDENLLDNIIRRLLGTKNGRTTKQVQLTEAEIKQLCAASKECFLSQPNLLELEAPIKICGDVHGQFSDLLRLFEYGGYPPTANYLFLGDYVDRGKQSIETICLLLAYKIKYKENFFLLRGNHECASINRIYGFYDECKRRFNVRVWKLFTECFNCLPVAALIDEKILCMHGGLSPDLKKLDQIRSISRPVDVPDQGLLCDLLWADPDKDLDGWGENDRGVSYTFGADIVSEFLKKHDLDLICRAHQVVEDGYEFFAKRQLVTIFSAPNYCGEFDNAGAMMSVDDSLTCSFQILKSLEKKGKGGFGNNTFRPGTPPHKGGKR, from the exons ATGGACGAGAATTTGCTTGATAACATCATAAGGAGGCTGCTGGGGACGAAGAATGGGAGGACTACAAAGCAAGTTCAGTTGACGGAGGCTGAGATAAAGCAGCTTTGTGCTGCCTCCAAAGAGTGCTTTCTTAGTCAGCCTAATCTTCTCGAGCTTGAAGCCCCTATCAAGATTTGTG GAGATGTTCACGGTCAATTTTCTGATCTTCTACGTTTGTTTGAGTATGGAGGATATCCGCCTACAGCAAACTATTTATTCCTAGGTGACTATGTTGATCGTGGCAAGCAGAGCATCGAAACAATTTGCCTTCTCCTAGCATACAAAATCAAATACAAAGAGAATTTTTTTCTCCTTAGGGGCAACCATGAATGTGCATCAATTAACCGTATATATGGTTTCTATGATGAGTGCAAAAGAAGGTTTAATGTTCGTGTCTGGAAGTTGTTTACGGAATGCTTTAATTGCCTACCTGTTGCTGCTCTAATTGATGAGAAGATCCTTTGCATGCATGGTGGATTATCTCCTGACTTGAAAAAATTGGATCAGATCCGTAGCATTTCTCGCCCTGTTGATGTGCCAGATCAGGGCCTTCTCTGTGATCTTCTTTGGGCTGATCCTGATAAAGATCTTGATGGCTGGGGAGAGAATGATAGGGGAGTTTCATATACATTTGGGGCTGACATAGTTTCTGAATTCCTTAAGAAACATGACCTTGATCTCATTTGCCGAGCTCACCAG GTTGTAGAAGATGGCTATGAGTTCTTTGCAAAGCGACAGTTGGTGACCATATTCTCTGCTCCAAACTACTGCGGGGAATTTGATAATGCAGGTGCCATGATGAGTGTGGATGATAGTTTAACATGTTCGTTTCAGATTCTTAAATCTTTAGAGAAGAAAGGAAAGGGTGGATTTGGCAACAACACATTCAGACCAGGAACTCCACCTCACAAG GGTGGGAAGCGCTGA
- the LOC108464964 gene encoding uncharacterized protein LOC108464964 isoform X1, translating to MKCRSVACIWSGTPPAHRVTATAALNHPPTLYTGGSDGSILWWNLSNSDSHPEIRPIAMLCGHAAPIADLAICCPIVVSGEQSMDYSSNVAFNSSFDNGGALLSACTDSMLCVWSRSSGHCRRRRKLPPWVGSPSIIRTLPWNPRYACVGCCFVDAAHLTDHQLMESAEGGEISMDKESQNRKPPKCTVVIVDTYTLTIVQTIFHGNLSIGPLKFMDVVSSVDDGEIHCSLLADSFGKLQLVPLSKDFHQGSEGETRLQKPSKQEIEAWEDGLVEAGQVVSIATCRTTVATVLKDRSIFRLLDGAITIGVILFMNNVLCVEDDHGQSHVVGAMFLESKNYGNAQITGVTHESENFLVWNNRGSAVLYAISYLDNTFNYEPLCEIPATSFPLGARLSFSFVHLSQILLRVESVCFTIEDSFQWKPRVTIWSLQQRCDRGKLLDECKMPGEGISFLGWTPTAGFDHKSESLGGFHTKLTSIQSSVSASETVDSIHLDDSCYSVPKGQIVSSSMVISENLYAPSAIVYGFFSGQIQVVWFNLFRGLDSPAGSPRLEVDSHISKQNFVGHTGAILCLAAHRMMGAAKGWSFSQVLVSGSMDCTIRIWDLDSGNLVTVMHQHVGPVRQIILPPARTERPWSDCFLSVGEDSCVALTSLETLRVERMFPGHPDYPAKVVWDGARGYIACLSRHHSRVSDAIDVLYIWDVKTGSRERVLRGTASHSMFDHFCKEISVTSVSGSSLSGNTSVSSLLLPIHEDGNLSQHRLNSSESGVSLSKMTGSSTLLANNSKLNSGKAPFDSLTRKQPIKCFCPYPGIATLSFDLAALIDPCQKCKRISKNGDGRENSYIKEHLSETFSPRHLNLDDGFNTDQSSTDAIEEHDWIKSLEEYLVRFSLSFLHLWDVDCGLDDLLIADMKLKRPNGFIVSSGLQGDKGSLTLTFPGFTSSLELWKSSSEFCAMRSLTMVSLAQHMISLSHPSSSASSALAAFYTRNFADKYPDIKPPLLQLLVSFWQDESEHVRMAARSLFHCAASRAIPAPLCSQQATKHAKLLRSLTGIEESENEFSRKEETIVGLSSECLLETEGTSQVEKAKLLGWLESYEIQDWISCVGGTSQDAMTSHIIVAAALVIWYPSLVKPSLATLAVQPLVKLVMAMNEKYSSTAAELLAEGMESTWKACIDTEIPRLISDIFFQIECVSGPSANSAGENPAVPASIRETLVGTLLPSLAVADILGFLTVIESQIWSTASDSPVHLVSLATLIRVVRSSPRTLVQYLDKVVNFILQTMDPGNSVMRKTCHQHSMTTLREVIRVFPMVAMNESSTKLAFGDAIGEINGASIRVYDMQSATKIKVLDASGPPGLPSLLLRAPEMSVTTVISALSFSPDGEGLVAFSEHGLMIRWWSLGSVWWEKLSRNLNPVQCTKVIFVPPGEGFSPKTSRSSIMGSVLGHDTEAHSQEAAACYSDKLKLLIHNLDLSYRLQWVGERKVLLTRHGLEIGSFPL from the exons ATGAAGTGCCGATCCGTGGCGTGTATATGGTCAGGCACGCCTCCGGCCCACCGTGTCACAGCCACAGCCGCTCTCAACCACCCTCCGACTCTCTACACCGGCGGATCCGATGGCTCCATCCTCTGGTGGAACCTCTCCAATTCAGATTCCCACCCG GAAATTCGACCAATTGCTATGTTGTGCGGTCATGCTGCACCAATAGCTGATCTCGCCATTTGCTGTCCCATTGTAGTATCTGGAGAACAAAGCATGGACTATTCAAGTAATGTTGCTTTCAACTCTAGCTTTGATAATGGGGGTGCCTTACTAAGTGCTTGTACTGACAGTATGTTGTGCGTCTGGAGCAGAAGTAGTGGCCACTGCAGGCGTAGAAGAAAACTGCCACCTTGGGTGGGCAGCCCATCAATTATTCGTACATTGCCTTGGAATCCAAGATATGCTTGTGTAGGCTGTTGCTTTGTTGATGCTGCCCATTTAACTGACCACCAGTTGATGGAATCTGCCGAAGGGGGTGAGATTTCAATGGATAAAGAATCTCAGAACAGGAAGCCTCCTAAGTGTACTGTTGTTATTGTTGATACGTATACTCTTACTATTGTACAAACCATTTTTCATGGGAATTTGTCCATTGGGCCTTTGAAGTTTATGGATGTTGTATCTTCAGTTGATGATGGAGAAATACATTGTTCACTCTTGGCTGACTCCTTTGGTAAGCTGCAGTTGGTTCCTTTGTCAAAGGACTTTCATCAAGGTAGTGAGGGTGAGACTAGGTTGCAGAAACCTTCTAAGCAAGAAATAGAGGCATGGGAAGATGGCCTTGTTGAGGCTGGACAAGTAGTATCAATTGCAACATGTAGGACTACTGTTGCTACTGTTTTAAAAGATCGATCTATATTTAGGCTGTTGGACGGTGCCATTACAATAGGTGTGATTCTTTTCATGAACAATGTCCTTTGCGTTGAAGATGATCATGGTCAGTCACATGTTGTAGGGGCTATGTTTCTTGAAAGTAAAAATTATGGGAATGCACAAATTACTGGTGTAACCCATGAATCTGAAAATTTTTTAGTGTGGAATAATAGAGGATCTGCAGTTTTGTATGCAATATCATATTTAGATAACACATTCAATTATGAGCCTCTTTGTGAAATCCCTGCCACGTCATTTCCCCTGGGTGCAAGGTTGTCTTTTTCTTTTGTCCACTTGAGCCAAATacttcttcgggttgaatcagttTGCTTCACTATTGAAGACTCATTTCAATGGAAACCACGTGTTACAATCTGGTCACTTCAGCAGAGATGTGATCGTGGCAAACTCTTGGATGAATGCAAAATGCCTGGAGAAGGCATTTCGTTTCTTGGCTGGACTCCGACTGCTGGTTTCGATCATAAAAGCGAATCTTTGGGTGGATTCCATACCAAATTAACATCTATTCAGAGCTCTGTTTCCGCCTCAGAAACTGTCGATAGCATACATTTAGATGATAGTTGTTATTCTGTCCCTAAGGGACAAATTGTATCTTCTTCCATGGTTATTTCTGAAAATCTTTATGCTCCTTCTGCGATTGTATATGGCTTCTTTAGTGGTCAAATCCAAGttgtgtggttcaatttgtttagGGGGCTTGATTCTCCAGCTGGAAGCCCACGCCTTGAGGTAGACTCTCATATATCCAAACAAAACTTTGTGGGGCATACGGGTGCTATCCTATGTCTGGCAGCACATCGGATGATGGGTGCTGCAAAAGGATGGAGTTTTAGTCAGGTTTTAGTTTCTGGAAGCATGGATTGCACTATTCGTATATGGGATCTTGATTCTGGTAATCTTGTTACAGTCATGCACCAACATGTTGGTCCTGTGCGCCAAATCATTCTACCCCCTGCTCGAACTGAACGCCCTTGGAGTGATTGCTTTCTCTCTGTCGGAGAGGACTCTTGTGTTGCTCTTACTTCACTTGAGACATTAAGGGTGGAGAGAATGTTTCCTGGACATCCTGACTATCCTGCAAAAGTTGTTTGGGATGGTGCAAGAGGTTATATTGCATGTCTCTCTCGGCACCATTCCAGAGTTTCTGATGCCATTGATGTTCTATACATATGGGATGTGAAGACTGGGTCCAGAGAAAGGGTCCTTCGTGGGACTGCTTCACATTCGATGTTTGATCATTTCTGCAAAGAAATTAGCGTGACTTCTGTTTCTGGTTCATCACTGAGTGGAAATACCTCGGTTTCATCATTACTTCTTCCAATACATGAGGATGGGAACTTATCTCAGCACAGGTTAAATAGTTCAGAAAGTGGGGTTTCTTTGTCAAAAATGACTGGGTCTAGTACTTTGCTAGCAAATAATAGTAAACTGAATTCTGGAAAGGCGCCATTTGATTCTCTAACCAGAAAGCAACCTATTAAATGCTTTTGCCCATATCCTGGAATTGCTACCCTGAGTTTTGATCTTGCAGCATTGATTGATCCTTGTCAGAAGTGCAAGCGTATCTCCAAGAATGGTGATGGGCGAGAGAATAGCTATATAAAGGAACATTTGAGTGAGACATTTAGTCCCCGTCATTTAAATTTGGATGATGGCTTTAACACTGATCAGAGTTCAACAGATGCCATAGAAGAGCATGACTGGATCAAGTCACTTGAAGAATATCTTGTTCGATTTAGTTTGTCCTTTTTGCATTTATGGGATGTGGATTGTGGTCTAGATGACTTATTAATAGCTGACATGAAGCTGAAAAGACCAAATGGTTTTATAGTATCTTCTGGCTTGCAAGGTGATAAAGGGTCTTTGACACTGACATTTCCTGGTTTTACGTCAAGTCTTGAG CTTTGGAAATCGTCGTCAGAGTTTTGTGCTATGAGGTCACTGACAATGGTTTCTCTTGCCCAACACATGATTAGCTTGTCCCATCCAAGTTCATCTGCCAGCAG TGCCTTGGCTGCATTCTATACTAGGAATTTCGCTGACAAATATCCAGACATAAAGCCTCCTTTACTCCAG CTTTTGGTGAGTTTTTGGCAAGATGAAAGTGAACATGTACGCATGGCAGCACGGTCTTTATTTCATTGTGCTGCATCACGAGCTATTCCAGCCCCACTCTGTAGTCAACAAGCGACTAAGCATGCAAAACTTCTAAGATCTCTGACTGGAATTGAAGAAAGCGAAAATGAATTTTCAAGAAAAGAAGAAACTATAGTTGGGCTGAGTTCTGAATGTTTGTTGGAAACAGAGGGGACTTCTCAGGTTGAGAAAGCTAAACTGCTTGGATGGCTAGAATCTTATGAAATCCAAGACTGGATTTCTTGTGTTGGGGGAACAAGTCAAGATGCTATGACATCTCACATCATTGTTGCTGCAGCATTGGTAATATGGTACCCTAGCCTTGTGAAGCCAAGTCTTGCCACACTGGCTGTTCAACCATTGGTGAAGTTGGTTATGGCAATGAATGAAAAATATAGCTCCACTGCTGCAGAGCTACTTGCAGAAGGAATGGAGAGTACATGGAAGGCATGCATTGACACTGAGATACCACGTTTGATTAGTGACATATTCTTTCAAATTGAGTGTGTAAGTGGTCCTTCAGCCAACTCAGCTGGTGAAAATCCAGCTGTACCAGCATCGATCCGTGAGACATTAGTTGGGACCCTTCTTCCAAGTCTAGCAGTGGCTGATATTCTTGGATTTTTAACTGTAATAGAAAGCCAAATTTGGTCTACTGCATCTGATTCACCTGTCCACCTAGTATCTCTCGCAACTCTCATTAGGGTTGTGCGTAGTTCCCCAAGAACCTTGGTTCAGTACCTTGATAAG GTGGTTAACTTCATCCTACAAACTATGGACCCTGGAAACTCTGTCATGCGCAAAACTTGCCATCAACATTCAATGACAACATTAAGGGAAGTTATACGCGTGTTTCCAATGGTAGCCATGAATGAAAGCTCCACTAAGTTGGCTTTTGGTGATGCTATTGGGGAGATTAATGGGGCTAGCATTCGGGTGTATGACATGCAAAG TGCGACAAAAATCAAAGTTTTGGATGCAAGTGGACCTCCTGGACTTCCAAGTTTGCTTTTAAGAGCACCCGAAATGTCAGTGACTACAGTAATATCAGCTCTGAGCTTTTCACCAGATGGAGAG GGGTTGGTAGCTTTCTCTGAACATGGGCTGATGATCCGATGGTGGTCCTTGGGATCCGTGTGGTGGGAGAAACTGAGCCGGAACCTTAATCCTGTCCAGTGCACCAAAGTTATATTTGTTCCTCCGGGAGAGGGATTCTCACCTAAAACTTCGAGATCTAGCATAATGGGAAGCGTATTGGGACATGATACCGAAGCCCATTCACAG GAAGCTGCTGCTTGCTATTCAGATAAATTAAAACTCTTGATTCATAACCTTGATCTTTCTTACCGTCTCCAATGGGTTGGCGAACGTAAAGTACTGCTGACTAGGCATGGCCTTGAGATAGGCAGCTTTCCATTATAA
- the LOC108464964 gene encoding uncharacterized protein LOC108464964 isoform X2 codes for MESAEGGEISMDKESQNRKPPKCTVVIVDTYTLTIVQTIFHGNLSIGPLKFMDVVSSVDDGEIHCSLLADSFGKLQLVPLSKDFHQGSEGETRLQKPSKQEIEAWEDGLVEAGQVVSIATCRTTVATVLKDRSIFRLLDGAITIGVILFMNNVLCVEDDHGQSHVVGAMFLESKNYGNAQITGVTHESENFLVWNNRGSAVLYAISYLDNTFNYEPLCEIPATSFPLGARLSFSFVHLSQILLRVESVCFTIEDSFQWKPRVTIWSLQQRCDRGKLLDECKMPGEGISFLGWTPTAGFDHKSESLGGFHTKLTSIQSSVSASETVDSIHLDDSCYSVPKGQIVSSSMVISENLYAPSAIVYGFFSGQIQVVWFNLFRGLDSPAGSPRLEVDSHISKQNFVGHTGAILCLAAHRMMGAAKGWSFSQVLVSGSMDCTIRIWDLDSGNLVTVMHQHVGPVRQIILPPARTERPWSDCFLSVGEDSCVALTSLETLRVERMFPGHPDYPAKVVWDGARGYIACLSRHHSRVSDAIDVLYIWDVKTGSRERVLRGTASHSMFDHFCKEISVTSVSGSSLSGNTSVSSLLLPIHEDGNLSQHRLNSSESGVSLSKMTGSSTLLANNSKLNSGKAPFDSLTRKQPIKCFCPYPGIATLSFDLAALIDPCQKCKRISKNGDGRENSYIKEHLSETFSPRHLNLDDGFNTDQSSTDAIEEHDWIKSLEEYLVRFSLSFLHLWDVDCGLDDLLIADMKLKRPNGFIVSSGLQGDKGSLTLTFPGFTSSLELWKSSSEFCAMRSLTMVSLAQHMISLSHPSSSASSALAAFYTRNFADKYPDIKPPLLQLLVSFWQDESEHVRMAARSLFHCAASRAIPAPLCSQQATKHAKLLRSLTGIEESENEFSRKEETIVGLSSECLLETEGTSQVEKAKLLGWLESYEIQDWISCVGGTSQDAMTSHIIVAAALVIWYPSLVKPSLATLAVQPLVKLVMAMNEKYSSTAAELLAEGMESTWKACIDTEIPRLISDIFFQIECVSGPSANSAGENPAVPASIRETLVGTLLPSLAVADILGFLTVIESQIWSTASDSPVHLVSLATLIRVVRSSPRTLVQYLDKVVNFILQTMDPGNSVMRKTCHQHSMTTLREVIRVFPMVAMNESSTKLAFGDAIGEINGASIRVYDMQSATKIKVLDASGPPGLPSLLLRAPEMSVTTVISALSFSPDGEGLVAFSEHGLMIRWWSLGSVWWEKLSRNLNPVQCTKVIFVPPGEGFSPKTSRSSIMGSVLGHDTEAHSQEAAACYSDKLKLLIHNLDLSYRLQWVGERKVLLTRHGLEIGSFPL; via the exons ATGGAATCTGCCGAAGGGGGTGAGATTTCAATGGATAAAGAATCTCAGAACAGGAAGCCTCCTAAGTGTACTGTTGTTATTGTTGATACGTATACTCTTACTATTGTACAAACCATTTTTCATGGGAATTTGTCCATTGGGCCTTTGAAGTTTATGGATGTTGTATCTTCAGTTGATGATGGAGAAATACATTGTTCACTCTTGGCTGACTCCTTTGGTAAGCTGCAGTTGGTTCCTTTGTCAAAGGACTTTCATCAAGGTAGTGAGGGTGAGACTAGGTTGCAGAAACCTTCTAAGCAAGAAATAGAGGCATGGGAAGATGGCCTTGTTGAGGCTGGACAAGTAGTATCAATTGCAACATGTAGGACTACTGTTGCTACTGTTTTAAAAGATCGATCTATATTTAGGCTGTTGGACGGTGCCATTACAATAGGTGTGATTCTTTTCATGAACAATGTCCTTTGCGTTGAAGATGATCATGGTCAGTCACATGTTGTAGGGGCTATGTTTCTTGAAAGTAAAAATTATGGGAATGCACAAATTACTGGTGTAACCCATGAATCTGAAAATTTTTTAGTGTGGAATAATAGAGGATCTGCAGTTTTGTATGCAATATCATATTTAGATAACACATTCAATTATGAGCCTCTTTGTGAAATCCCTGCCACGTCATTTCCCCTGGGTGCAAGGTTGTCTTTTTCTTTTGTCCACTTGAGCCAAATacttcttcgggttgaatcagttTGCTTCACTATTGAAGACTCATTTCAATGGAAACCACGTGTTACAATCTGGTCACTTCAGCAGAGATGTGATCGTGGCAAACTCTTGGATGAATGCAAAATGCCTGGAGAAGGCATTTCGTTTCTTGGCTGGACTCCGACTGCTGGTTTCGATCATAAAAGCGAATCTTTGGGTGGATTCCATACCAAATTAACATCTATTCAGAGCTCTGTTTCCGCCTCAGAAACTGTCGATAGCATACATTTAGATGATAGTTGTTATTCTGTCCCTAAGGGACAAATTGTATCTTCTTCCATGGTTATTTCTGAAAATCTTTATGCTCCTTCTGCGATTGTATATGGCTTCTTTAGTGGTCAAATCCAAGttgtgtggttcaatttgtttagGGGGCTTGATTCTCCAGCTGGAAGCCCACGCCTTGAGGTAGACTCTCATATATCCAAACAAAACTTTGTGGGGCATACGGGTGCTATCCTATGTCTGGCAGCACATCGGATGATGGGTGCTGCAAAAGGATGGAGTTTTAGTCAGGTTTTAGTTTCTGGAAGCATGGATTGCACTATTCGTATATGGGATCTTGATTCTGGTAATCTTGTTACAGTCATGCACCAACATGTTGGTCCTGTGCGCCAAATCATTCTACCCCCTGCTCGAACTGAACGCCCTTGGAGTGATTGCTTTCTCTCTGTCGGAGAGGACTCTTGTGTTGCTCTTACTTCACTTGAGACATTAAGGGTGGAGAGAATGTTTCCTGGACATCCTGACTATCCTGCAAAAGTTGTTTGGGATGGTGCAAGAGGTTATATTGCATGTCTCTCTCGGCACCATTCCAGAGTTTCTGATGCCATTGATGTTCTATACATATGGGATGTGAAGACTGGGTCCAGAGAAAGGGTCCTTCGTGGGACTGCTTCACATTCGATGTTTGATCATTTCTGCAAAGAAATTAGCGTGACTTCTGTTTCTGGTTCATCACTGAGTGGAAATACCTCGGTTTCATCATTACTTCTTCCAATACATGAGGATGGGAACTTATCTCAGCACAGGTTAAATAGTTCAGAAAGTGGGGTTTCTTTGTCAAAAATGACTGGGTCTAGTACTTTGCTAGCAAATAATAGTAAACTGAATTCTGGAAAGGCGCCATTTGATTCTCTAACCAGAAAGCAACCTATTAAATGCTTTTGCCCATATCCTGGAATTGCTACCCTGAGTTTTGATCTTGCAGCATTGATTGATCCTTGTCAGAAGTGCAAGCGTATCTCCAAGAATGGTGATGGGCGAGAGAATAGCTATATAAAGGAACATTTGAGTGAGACATTTAGTCCCCGTCATTTAAATTTGGATGATGGCTTTAACACTGATCAGAGTTCAACAGATGCCATAGAAGAGCATGACTGGATCAAGTCACTTGAAGAATATCTTGTTCGATTTAGTTTGTCCTTTTTGCATTTATGGGATGTGGATTGTGGTCTAGATGACTTATTAATAGCTGACATGAAGCTGAAAAGACCAAATGGTTTTATAGTATCTTCTGGCTTGCAAGGTGATAAAGGGTCTTTGACACTGACATTTCCTGGTTTTACGTCAAGTCTTGAG CTTTGGAAATCGTCGTCAGAGTTTTGTGCTATGAGGTCACTGACAATGGTTTCTCTTGCCCAACACATGATTAGCTTGTCCCATCCAAGTTCATCTGCCAGCAG TGCCTTGGCTGCATTCTATACTAGGAATTTCGCTGACAAATATCCAGACATAAAGCCTCCTTTACTCCAG CTTTTGGTGAGTTTTTGGCAAGATGAAAGTGAACATGTACGCATGGCAGCACGGTCTTTATTTCATTGTGCTGCATCACGAGCTATTCCAGCCCCACTCTGTAGTCAACAAGCGACTAAGCATGCAAAACTTCTAAGATCTCTGACTGGAATTGAAGAAAGCGAAAATGAATTTTCAAGAAAAGAAGAAACTATAGTTGGGCTGAGTTCTGAATGTTTGTTGGAAACAGAGGGGACTTCTCAGGTTGAGAAAGCTAAACTGCTTGGATGGCTAGAATCTTATGAAATCCAAGACTGGATTTCTTGTGTTGGGGGAACAAGTCAAGATGCTATGACATCTCACATCATTGTTGCTGCAGCATTGGTAATATGGTACCCTAGCCTTGTGAAGCCAAGTCTTGCCACACTGGCTGTTCAACCATTGGTGAAGTTGGTTATGGCAATGAATGAAAAATATAGCTCCACTGCTGCAGAGCTACTTGCAGAAGGAATGGAGAGTACATGGAAGGCATGCATTGACACTGAGATACCACGTTTGATTAGTGACATATTCTTTCAAATTGAGTGTGTAAGTGGTCCTTCAGCCAACTCAGCTGGTGAAAATCCAGCTGTACCAGCATCGATCCGTGAGACATTAGTTGGGACCCTTCTTCCAAGTCTAGCAGTGGCTGATATTCTTGGATTTTTAACTGTAATAGAAAGCCAAATTTGGTCTACTGCATCTGATTCACCTGTCCACCTAGTATCTCTCGCAACTCTCATTAGGGTTGTGCGTAGTTCCCCAAGAACCTTGGTTCAGTACCTTGATAAG GTGGTTAACTTCATCCTACAAACTATGGACCCTGGAAACTCTGTCATGCGCAAAACTTGCCATCAACATTCAATGACAACATTAAGGGAAGTTATACGCGTGTTTCCAATGGTAGCCATGAATGAAAGCTCCACTAAGTTGGCTTTTGGTGATGCTATTGGGGAGATTAATGGGGCTAGCATTCGGGTGTATGACATGCAAAG TGCGACAAAAATCAAAGTTTTGGATGCAAGTGGACCTCCTGGACTTCCAAGTTTGCTTTTAAGAGCACCCGAAATGTCAGTGACTACAGTAATATCAGCTCTGAGCTTTTCACCAGATGGAGAG GGGTTGGTAGCTTTCTCTGAACATGGGCTGATGATCCGATGGTGGTCCTTGGGATCCGTGTGGTGGGAGAAACTGAGCCGGAACCTTAATCCTGTCCAGTGCACCAAAGTTATATTTGTTCCTCCGGGAGAGGGATTCTCACCTAAAACTTCGAGATCTAGCATAATGGGAAGCGTATTGGGACATGATACCGAAGCCCATTCACAG GAAGCTGCTGCTTGCTATTCAGATAAATTAAAACTCTTGATTCATAACCTTGATCTTTCTTACCGTCTCCAATGGGTTGGCGAACGTAAAGTACTGCTGACTAGGCATGGCCTTGAGATAGGCAGCTTTCCATTATAA
- the LOC108464962 gene encoding probable WRKY transcription factor 29, whose amino-acid sequence MENWDLQAVVGGNSSNDHPIENPEFSFGPWSFQQDEDFVRFPGIFETNPKVLDELEQLYKPFYPDLNPFSTQTIITSSIPVPLHVDEPAEKRKKKQSFTVSQSDISASPKPRRFRKNQQNRVVEHVTADDLPSDVWAWRKYGQKPIKGSPFPRSYYRCSSSKGCLARKQVERSSSDPRVFIISYTAEHCHGHPTRRSSLAGSTRSKPLTAAKSIEAHAEGETVKQERMKMEVQLHGEEEGGKILSPDLLLSDDELIRRLENFDEGFFVDQFPHFSHEM is encoded by the exons ATGGAGAACTGGGATTTGCAAGCAGTAGTTGGAGGAAACAGCAGCAATGATCATCCCATTGAAAACCCAGAATTCAGTTTTGGTCCTTGGAGTTTTCAACAAGATGAAGATTTTGTGCGTTTCCCTGGAATTtttgaaacaaaccctaaagTTTTAGATGAGTTGGAGCAACTTTACAAGCCTTTTTACCCTGATTTGAATCCATTTTCCACTCAAACAATCATTACAAGTTCAATACCAGTCCCTTTACATGTTGATGAACCAGCAGAGAAACGGAAAAAGAAGCAATCTTTTACTGTTTCTCAATCTGATATTTCTGCTTCACCCAAACCTAGAAGATTCAG GAAGAATCAGCAGAATAGAGTGGTAGAGCATGTAACTGCAGATGATCTTCCGTCGGATGTATGGGCTTGGAGAAAATATGGGCAAAAACCCATCAAAGGTTCACCATTTCCAAG GAGCTATTATAGGTGTAGTAGCTCAAAAGGGTGTTTGGCAAGGAAACAAGTGGAGCGTAGCTCTTCGGATCCTCGTGTTTTTATTATTTCCTACACGGCTGAGCACTGTCATGGCCATCCGACTCGGCGGAGTTCGCTGGCCGGAAGTACTAGAAGCAAACCGTTAACGGCAGCTAAAAGTATTGAAGCTCATGCAGAAGGTGAGACTGTGAAACAAGAGAGGATGAAAATGGAGGTTCAATTACATGGTGAAGAAGAAGGGGGTAAAATTCTGAGCCCGGACTTATTGTTGAGTGATGATGAATTAATTCGAAGGttagagaattttgatgaaggtTTCTTTGTAGATCAATTTCCCCATTTCTCTCATGAAATGTAA